One Dioscorea cayenensis subsp. rotundata cultivar TDr96_F1 chromosome 15, TDr96_F1_v2_PseudoChromosome.rev07_lg8_w22 25.fasta, whole genome shotgun sequence genomic region harbors:
- the LOC120277811 gene encoding G-type lectin S-receptor-like serine/threonine-protein kinase At4g27290, with translation MVMAQLVTRLLFLLVIFHYSIAADTLNPNQPLRDDQILVSAKENFALGFFSPGGSSKNRYVGIWYNKLRPAGQKTIVWVANRRSPVSGTNGSLELNGNGTLTINSMIFLPMPTVTLTNPVAQILDDGNLVIREANSSEFAWQSFDYPTDTHLSGMKLGWDLRTGLNRNLTSWLSYDDPSPGRYVLSMDHEGIPQLILWSGSAKMWRSGPWNGTTFSNVEQPRISGVSFDFVSNKDEVCFTYNTTEANLVTRTKVDQSGMVKRLTWIKSAGMWKNILNYPGKNSARSTQKCGPCSCMQGFKQKLPQEWASGMPSSGCERLTELDCKNMSDGFMTITLAALPETSHAILYPNISLNECGARCLNNCLCTAYATANINGAGLGCVIWVTEIIDLRMSLNPTQDVFVRLAAADLASISNKSSKKSRSKSVVLIIVFSTVPLIIPLIYFYPWGRKKMIHKDIRGNGEFELAQLQWSTLMAATQNFAKINILGKGGFGLVYKGKMAEGHEIAVKRLSRNSTQGIDEFENEVTFIAKLQHRNLVRLLGYCIKGDEKILVYEYMPNGSLDACLFGKEKGDHLDWQTRFHIIEGIARGLLYLHRTSRLRIIHRISKQVTSF, from the exons ATGGTAATGGCACAGTTAGTTACCCGCCTTCTCTTCCTCTTGGTTATCTTCCATTATTCCATCGCAGCCGACACTTTGAACCCTAATCAACCTCTTCGTGATGACCAAATCTTAGTTTCAGCCAAAGAAAACTTTGCCTTAGGCTTCTTCAGCCCCGGCGGATCATCAAAGAACCGATACGTCGGGATATGGTACAACAAGCTACGACCAGCAGGGCAAAAAACAATAGTATGGGTTGCCAACCGCCGCAGTCCAGTATCAGGCACCAATGGAAGCTTGGAACTGAATGGCAATGGAACTCTCACcatcaactccatgattttctTGCCCATGCCCACGGTGACCCTTACTAATCCGGTGGCACAGATCTTAGATGACGGCAACCTTGTTATCAGAGAAGCCAACAGCAGCGAGTTTGCTTGGCAGAGCTTTGACTACCCGACAGACACTCATCTTTCGGGCATGAAGCTTGGATGGGACTTGAGAACTGGTCTTAACCGCAATCTGACCTCTTGGCTGAGCTACGACGATCCATCTCCAGGGCGCTACGTCCTATCCATGGACCATGAAGGGAttcctcaattaattttatGGTCTGGTTCGGCTAAAATGTGGCGCTCTGGGCCATGGAATGGCACCACTTTCAGTAACGTAGAACAACCCCGCATCAGTGGTGTCAGCTTTGATTTTGTTAGCAACAAAGATGAGGTTTGCTTCACGTATAACACAACAGAGGCAAATCTTGTGACGCGGACGAAGGTGGACCAGTCGGGCATGGTGAAACGGCTTACATGGATTAAGAGCGCTGGCATGTGGAAGAACATCTTGAACTACCCTGGAAAAAACAGTGCGAGGAGTACTCAAAAATGCGGGCCTTGCAG CTGCATGCAAGGGTTCAAGCAAAAGCTGCCACAGGAGTGGGCCTCAGGGATGCCCTCGTCCGGTTGTGAGCGCCTCACGGAGCTTGACTGCAAGAATATGTCCGACGGGTTCATGACCATCACCCTTGCGGCGCTGCCAGAAACGTCACATGCCATCCTTTACCCAAACATCAGCCTGAATGAATGCGGCGCAAGGTGTTTGAATAATTGCTTGTGCACAGCCTATGCCACAGCCAACATCAATGGTGCAGGACTCGGGTGCGTTATTTGGGTGACGGAGATCATAGACCTGAGGATGTCCCTTAATCCTACACAGGATGTCTTTGTCCGGCTTGCCGCTGCTGATCTAG CCTCAATCTCAAACAAGTCTAGTAAGAAAAGTCGATCCAAATCAGTGGTATTGATCATAGTTTTCTCAACGGTGCCATTGATAATTCCATTAATATACTTCTATCCATGGGgaaggaagaagatgatacACAAAG ACATTAGAGGAAATGGTGAATTTGAACTAGCACAACTTCAATGGAGTACTTTAATGGCGGCTACACAGAACTTTGCTAAGATAAATATTCTCGGAAAAGGTGGTTTTGGCCTTGTCTATAAG GGGAAAATGGCTGAGGGACATGAAATTGCAGTTAAGAGACTCTCAAGGAATTCAACTCAAGGCATTGATGAGTTTGAAAATGAAGTTACTTTTATTGCAAAGCTTCAACACCGTAACCTTGTGCGACTTTTAGGATACTGCATTAAAGGAGATGAAAAGATTCTTGTCTACGAGTATATGCCCAATGGAAGCTTGGATGCATGTCTATTTG GCAAAGAAAAGGGAGATCATTTGGACTGGCAAACACGCTTCCACATCATTGAGGGTATTGCTCGAGGTCTTTTATACCTTCATCGGACCTCGAGATTAAGAATTATACATAGGATCTCAAAGCAAGTAACATCCTTCTAG